GTTAATCAGTATCGGGATCGGAAATTGAAATGTTAACAAAAAGAGAAGGATTTTCTATATCAGATTTATTGCGAGATTTTTCGATGCCGGTACCGATTCCGATACCGACCCCGAATGGGAGCAACTGTGATGATTAATAAGCTAAAGAGGGAGAGAGAATGAAAAGCATTACCAATCCCGTTGAGATTGCAAAGAAAGCAGCAGAATCATACAAGTCACTGTATGGTGAGGATCTGATATCGGTGATTCTTTACGGTAGTGCTGCAGGTGGGGATTTCGATCCCGAGAGATCGGATATCAATCTTCTGATTGTTCTCCGCTCCATGGACCTCGAGCTTATTGCAAAGTCATCCGATCTGCAGTCAAAGCTTTATAATCAGAGAATAAACACTCCCCTTTTCATGAACAGGCAATATATCGAAAAGTCACTTGACTCATATCCGGTCGAGTTTCTGGACATGAAAGGTTGTTATAAGGTGCTCTATGGTGAAGATGTTCTTTATGCTGTTTCTCCCCAGAATGATCATCTGAGACTACAGATAGAACGGGAATTAAAAGGAAAGTGGCTTCACCTGCTTCAGGAGTTTCCCCATGCGAGAAAAAACAGGAAAAGCCTGCTGGAACTGATATCACTTTCCCTAAGGGCTTATGCACCTTTTTTCAGGAGCCTGCTCAGATTAAAGGGAGAAACTGTTCCACACAATCGAAAAGAGCTTTATAAAAATATCGAAAAAGCTTTTAACATTTCCGGGGAACCGCTTCAGCGGGTCGCTGATTCTAACAATGTAAAGGATTTGCCGGAGCTGGAAAAGCTGTTTTCTGATTATGTCAAGGCAATTAGAGCTATTATTGAGGTGATTGATCAGTAAATGTTGTCTTATTCCTGGTCGGGATTGGAATTCGAATCGGAACCGAAATGCGGGAAAGAGGGGAATTCGATGCCGATACCGATACCGACCCCGAATGGGATAATAAAAAGGATAAATTTCAAGATAACCAATAACAAGGAGAATATATGAGTGGTAAGCAGAAGGTTCTGATCGGTATAGTTGTAGTGTTACTGGTGTTGGTAGTGTTTG
This genomic window from Fibrobacter sp. contains:
- a CDS encoding nucleotidyltransferase domain-containing protein, which codes for MKSITNPVEIAKKAAESYKSLYGEDLISVILYGSAAGGDFDPERSDINLLIVLRSMDLELIAKSSDLQSKLYNQRINTPLFMNRQYIEKSLDSYPVEFLDMKGCYKVLYGEDVLYAVSPQNDHLRLQIERELKGKWLHLLQEFPHARKNRKSLLELISLSLRAYAPFFRSLLRLKGETVPHNRKELYKNIEKAFNISGEPLQRVADSNNVKDLPELEKLFSDYVKAIRAIIEVIDQ